The window CAAGAGTAGCGTTAAAAAAATAGGTCTGCTTGCTAAATCCCTATAAGGCTTATTTTTCAGGGCGTCATAGAAACCTTTACTACTGCCAAGCCAGCTTTTGGCGATAGATTTTATACGTTTTTCATCTAATGGGGTTATTTCGAATTTTGTAAATCCCAAGCCGGTGCTGGAAAGCTTTGATTTTCGGACAGTAAGTATTATTTTTCCTGTCAAAAGTTTCAGGCCGAGGCTTTCAACTTCTTCTAATATATTATCTTGGTTTTCTTGTGGGGCTTCATCCAAGCCATCAAGAATTAATATGGCCTTTGTTTCATTTAAGAACTTAGCAACAAATATGTCAATCGGAACGTCGCCTACGTGAATAATCGACCTTTCAGACATTGTAATATTTCCCCTATTATCGCTACTTTCAACTTTAACTATTCGAGATTGATAAGGTATTCCAAACAAATCAAGTAAAGATGTTGAAACCGTTGAACCGACTTTAAATTTACGAAACTTTAAAAGGATGGGGAAATCATACTCAACGTTTTGATAGCCATCAAGAAAATAGTTTAAAATCAGTCGTTTAACCGTTGTTGTTTTTCCTGCTCCGGGATGGCCGAGCAATAATATATTTTTATTTAGTTTTAATAAATCATTTTCACTTATTTCTTCTGTAGACCACATCTTTTCATATCTCTGAATTGCTGGAGAGATGCTTAACTCCACAGTTGTTAATTCAATATTCTGGTGAGCATGTAAGTCCATAAAAGGCGTTTCAGCCGACCAGTTTATAAGCTCAATTAAGTGAGTTTCAAATAGCTCAGGCAAATTTTTCAGAATAGCCTTTAATTCAGTCTTATTGTCTTTCAAAACGTGATCTATCGTTTTGTCGATGGCTTTGTTCGCAATAGCCTTTATGACCTCGAAACCAATTTTAGCGGTGAGCGACATAATATTTAACGGTTGGATTTAGGTGAATTTATTGAGATTTAAAGATAACTAAATTACATCAGACAAATGGCTCGTTGCATGTTAAACAGGTAAGTTTTCCACATGTGGTTTGATTTTAGTACTGCTGGTATCGACAAAAAATCCTAATTTATTCTCCCCAGCTATCGCAAGCACTTCTCGCTGTCGCGCGCCTCCAGACCTGTGTGCCCGCATGCAAATCACGGTGTTTTTGTGTAGTGTTTAGACCATAATTCTCCGCGAGCGTGCGTCAGTGATGGAAGTGGATACCGGCCCCGCGCCTAATGCCTGTGCAGTATAAGCGTATAGCCCGGCACCGCTTCTACCAGCGGTGTTACGCCATAATCATTATTGCCTGCATATTCAATTAACCCCTACCTTCCTTTCCCAAGGGAAGGAATCGCACGTTTCCCCGGCTTTTTTAATAGTCGAAATCTATGGAGACAACAGCAACAAAGGGAAAGGGGAGCGATCTGTGAGGACACAGATTGCGGAGAAGGTTTTTTGCTAAATCGTTCTCCGAAAAAAGAAAAAGTTAATTAACCCCTCCCTGCCTTTGCCCGCATTTCCATCGCGTCCCTGCCGGGGCTACTGTGTGTACACAAGTTTATATGAGATAGTAATTTATAAAAGCCACTCCGTTAGGAGTGAAATGTCGGTAGAATAATTAAGCATCCCCCTTTTCGTGCCGTAGGTACGAAACTAACCGCCAAATTTGGCTATTTATCAATACCATTTGACTGAAAAAGTTCAATAGTTTCGTACCTACGGCACGTAAAGCTATTTTTGATCCTTTTTCTACCGACATTCAACCCCTCCGGGGTTTTTCCTAAAAGATGTGTACACACAGTAGCTCCCGAGGGAGGAAACTGAAAAAAAAGCGATTTTGGAAACATGAACAATACTTAATTAACTACCCTCACCGGTACCGCCGCAACCCAAACCGCCTTCCTGTCGTGTGTTTTGGCAAATTGCTTTTTGAAAAAATTACCATCGGCCTTTACCTTGCCGGCGAAGGCCGTTTTTCCATTTAATATTATTTTTACTTCTTTGTTGATATCAACCATTTGCGGGCTTATTAAAACTTCAAAAGCGGTTACCCGCGAGGTGTAAATTTCAAATGTGTTGTTATTGTAGGTCCCTTTTATAGCGGCGCTAGGGTTTATACTGTAGTAAGGATAGCTCTTCCAGGTTTTGGTGTTTTTATAATAGCTGCCAATATTGTATGCCTTATGCCAGGGCGCGGCATTTAAATGTTACGCCATAATCATTATTGCCTGCATATTCAATTAACCCCTACCTTCCTTTCCCAAGGGAAGGAATCGCACGTTTCCCCGGCTTTTTTAATAGTCGAAATCTATGGAGACAACAGCAACAAAGGGAAAGGGGAGCGATCTGTGAGGACACAGATTGCGGAGAAGGTTTTTTGCTAAATCGTTCTCCGAAAAAAGAAAAAGTTAATTAACCCCTCCCTGCCTTTGCCCGCATTTCCATCGCGTCCCTGCCGGGGCTACTGTGTGTACACAAGTTTATATGAGATAGTAATTTATAAAAGCCACTCCGTTAGGAGTGAAATGTCGGTAGAATAATTAAGCATCCCCCTTTTCGTGCCGTAGGTACGAAACTAACCGCCAAATTTGGCTATTTATCAATACCATTTGACTGAAAAAGTTCAATAGTTTCGTACCTACGGCACGTAAAGCTATTTTTGATCCTTTTTCTACCGACATTCAACCCCTCCGGGGTTTTTCCTAAAAGATGTGTACACACAGTAGCTCCCGAGGGAGGAAACTGAAAAAAAAGCGATTTTGGAAACATGAACAATACTTAATTAACTACCCTCACCGGTACCGCCGCAACCCAAACCGCCTTCCTGTCGTGTGTTTTGGCAAATTGCTTTTTGAAAAAATTACCATCGGCCTTTACCTTGCCGGCGAAGGCCGTTTTTCCATTTAATATTATTTTTACTTCTTTGTTGATATCAACCATTTGCGGGCTTATTAAAACTTCAAAAGCGGTTACCCGCGAGGTGTAAATTTCAAATGTGTTGTTATTGTAGGTCCCTTTTATAGCGGCGCTAGGGTTTATACTGTAGTAAGGATAGCTCTTCCAGGTTTTGGTGTTTTTATAATAGCTGCCAATATTGTATGCCTTATGCCAGGGCGCGGCATTTAAAGCAATATCCAAGTTGTTGATAACCAGCCAATTGCAGTTGCTGAATAAATGACTGCTGGTTTCCCAAAATATAGCTTTAGGGTACGGGGTGCGGCGGGTGCTGTCGATAAATTTAAGGGCGTTGGGGTAATCGAGGTCTAAATGTTTATCAAAGTGCTGGTAGCCATAGTACTCTTTATATTTGACATTGGTTTTTAAAGAATCCAGTAGTTTTATAATCACCCGGGCCTGCTCGATGGGGCGAATATCGTCTTTATTCGAGTGGACGGCGTACAGCGGCTTATTTGTGGCGTTTCGTAAATAGATATCGTTGGCCGCCAAGTTGGTGAGCATGGAGTTATAGCATAAAAAGCCCGCAAAGGGCGTGGGGTTATACACATCTAATGCAAACGCGCCATCCGACCCATCAGAATGCCCCATTGCAAAAACCTTGTCGTCATTGATATTTACAGATCGTTTAACTTCATTGATGATATTGAGCAGTGTTTTAAAAGTGAGATTTTCAGTGGGCCTCCATTTGTTAACCACCCAGCTAAACTTTTTGGTTTCATCGCCGTAGGGCATAATAATGATGTTGCCTGTTTTACACAGCTTTCCAATAAAGGGATCGTCGTCGGCCTCGGTGACCCTGTGCTGCCCCATGGCATCGCTAAAATGAGATGCCCCGACAGCGCCATGCAGTAATAAAACCAGCGGCGTTGCCACTGATGGGTCATACGTTTGGGGGATAAACAATCGGAAGGGCACCGCACCAAAAACAGAATCGTTGATGGTAAAAATGTGCATATCGCGGTATTCCTTCAGTAAAGGAAAATGGCTGTGGCCGAGGTCGGCAGGTTGGCCGTTTTTCAACAGCTTGTCTGAATCGCTTTTAGGAATGCTGCTAAAATCGGTTACCTGGGCAAATGCCGGACCCGTAAATAACAAAAATAAGGTAGCAATAAGGCGGTAATATTTAAACACAGGTAATGTTTTTTAAGGTGTAACCATAGGCAACTGCGTTGGTAAAATAGTTAATATTTGATGGAATGGCAAATTAGTGGAGGGGGGGCTATTTTGCGCTGCCCGATGAGGTAGTTGGTTTAACATTGGCTTTGGCTTTGAACGCTGGCTACGACTCACCCGGTCGAGGCTACGCCCGACCACCCTCTCTTCGGCTGCGGTGAGTGTTGCGCAACCAAGCGCATAAGCTCCAGAGTTTGAAATACTGTCAATCAACCTTCTGAGATTTCAATATTCAACAATCTCCAAAAGCAAGTTAGTCTATATTCAAATCTCCGCGCGTCAAATGGTTATAAAACAAGCATTCCTTTTCATGGCTTAGTTGTGCAACACTCACCTGCGCCGGAAAGAGGGTGGAGCTCATTTTTTTCTTTTCTTTCTTTTTTTTACCCCTCTATGCGACGCAGTCGGAGAGAGGGGTGACGGGCGTAGCCTCGTCGGGGTGAGTCGAATCGCCGCCATGCTAACAACGTCAACAACATCGCTTTTTTGCTAATCGTTCCCCGAAAAATAAAAAATTCATTAAACCCCTCCCTGCCTTTGCGCACATTTCCATCGCGCCCCTCCCGAGAGAGGGAACTGGAAAAACAGCCTTTGGGAAGCCCGAAAATTCTTCGTTTTTCCAAAACCGTCAGTTTTTTCCAATGTCATTTCCCCTTTATAATTCTTTAATTTTACCCTTGAGCGTTACCATAGTCTTGAATCCCGACACTTAATTCTTGACGCTATTCAAAAAAATTTGTAACATCGTACAACATCTTGCATCTAAATAAAAACAAATACAAAAAAGCCAGTCGGCGTAACCCAAACCAGAAACCGCCATGCCGGCAAACAACCCATAAAATCATCATGAAAAAAATATTCATAGCGCTTACAGGTTTAGTGGTTAGTCTTTCGGCATGCAGCCAAAACCCGCCGCAGCAAAACAATGTCACTATCGAAAACAATACCACTGCCGGTTTTGACGTAAATAAGCTTGCCCAGTTTGTAAAAAACAGTACCGACCCGCAAACCCTCGAAAAAGCCATTAACAACCCGGCCAACCAGATCAACAACCTGGACCTGGATAAGGACGGCAACATTGATTACCTGAAGGTACAGGAAGCCGATAACAACAAGCTGAACATTATTGATGATGTGAGCAATTCGCAATCGGTAACGGTGGCCAGTGTTAATATTCAGCCAACGGGCAATAATAACACCGCCAACCTGGATATCCAGGGCAACCCAACTTACGTGGGGTATAACAACTACTACCACTCCTCATTCGGCT is drawn from Mucilaginibacter ginsenosidivorax and contains these coding sequences:
- a CDS encoding putative periplasmic lipoprotein, producing the protein MKKIFIALTGLVVSLSACSQNPPQQNNVTIENNTTAGFDVNKLAQFVKNSTDPQTLEKAINNPANQINNLDLDKDGNIDYLKVQEADNNKLNIIDDVSNSQSVTVASVNIQPTGNNNTANLDIQGNPTYVGYNNYYHSSFGLTDFLILSYFLRPHSYYVPVYHYGYYPHYYTRTRTYTTFRPTTSSYMSSRSSSRSSLSQPTRSQRSFSNRSSGSRVRSGGFGSSSSGSSFGSGRSSGSRSGFGRSRGGFGHRR
- a CDS encoding NACHT domain-containing protein → MSLTAKIGFEVIKAIANKAIDKTIDHVLKDNKTELKAILKNLPELFETHLIELINWSAETPFMDLHAHQNIELTTVELSISPAIQRYEKMWSTEEISENDLLKLNKNILLLGHPGAGKTTTVKRLILNYFLDGYQNVEYDFPILLKFRKFKVGSTVSTSLLDLFGIPYQSRIVKVESSDNRGNITMSERSIIHVGDVPIDIFVAKFLNETKAILILDGLDEAPQENQDNILEEVESLGLKLLTGKIILTVRKSKLSSTGLGFTKFEITPLDEKRIKSIAKSWLGSSKGFYDALKNKPYRDLASRPIFLTLLLILYKLNNKNLPYQSYEVYRDATYLILKDWDEHRRIQRKSAYAEFNARKKLKFLYELSFNLTYRVKKTIFSTAILREVYQNIYSSYNLPKDEIDDVISEIQSHNGIISISGYDSCEFSHLSIQEYLCAEHIITLPFSASIIAYFYQYPEPLAIAITLSGDPGSWFANLLLNKNLNIGDMDRQENGVNYDNSIFTLLSRLVIETPIFKCSEELGMAMLYLLFISYTSINLIDIIDQLLRFPNVFISLNMASKKFSLWRDDKEYMYFKRTAVFTGSYFLEIPLEGKISKQSLSMGSINFSVINDIFKFEYIRERA